The DNA segment GACGAATTCCTCGGCGCCACACCCAAACCCGACACCCTGCTGGGCTGGCTGCAGGCTGACCTCGCCGCCAACGCGGTGCGGCCGGGCGGCCGCGGGCTGGCCGACACCGACCGATCGGTGCAGGTTCATGCCTGCCACGGCCCGGCCCGGCAGATCGATGTGCTGCGCGAGGTGCTGTTGGGCTTGCTGCAGGATGACCCCACGCTGCAGCCGCGCGACATCGTGGTGATGTGTCCCGACATCGAGACCTACGCACCGTTGATCGTCGCCGGCTTCGGCCTGGGCGAGGTGGCCGGTGACAGCCATCCCGCACACCGGCTGCGGGTGCGGCTGGCCGACCGCGCGCTCACCCAGACCAATCCGCTGCTGTCGGTGGCCGCCGAGCTGCTCGCCATCGCCGAAACCCGCGCCACCGCCAGCCAGCTGCTCAACCTGGCGCAGGCGCCGCCGGTGCGCGCCAAATTCGGCTTCTCCGACGACGACCTGGACACCATCGCCGCCTGGGTGCGCGAGTCGAACATCCGCTGGGGCTTCGGCCCGGAGCACCGGCGGCCCTACGGCCTGGACAACATCGTGCACAACACGTGGCGGTTCGGGCTGGACCGCATCCTCACCGGGGTGGCCATGTCCGACGACTCACGCGGGTGGCTTAGCACCGCGCTGCCGCTCGACGACGTCGGCAGCGACCGGGTCGAGCTGGCCGGACGGCTGGCCGAATACGTCGACCGGCTGCAGCACGTGGCCGAAAGGCTCAGCGGGGTAAGGCCGTTGACCGAGTGGCTGGACGCGTTGCACGCCGGGATCGAGTTGTTGACCTCCTCCGCGGAGGCCTGGCATCGCGCGCAGCTGCAGCGGGAGTTCGCCGACGTGCTGGCGCGTGCCGGCGCTCGCGCGTCGACGCCGCTACGGTTGCCGGACGTGCGCGCGCTGCTGGCCACGCAGTTGGCCGGCCGGCCCACTCGGGCCAACTTCCGCACCGGCACACTGACCGTGTGCACCATGGTCCCGATGCGCTCGGTGCCCCACCGGGTGGTGTGCCTGGTCGGTCTGGACGACGGGGTGTTCCCCCGGCTGGACAACCCCGACGGCGACGACGTGCTGGCCCGCGAACCGATGACCGGGGAGCGCGACATCCGTTCGGAGGACCGGCAACTGCTGCTCGACGCGATCGTCGCGGCGACCGATGCCCTGGTGATCACCTACACGGGCGCCGATGAACGCACCGGCCACCCCCGTCCGCCCGCGGTGCCGCTGGCCGAGTTGCTCGACGCGCTGGACCAGACGACGGCCGTGCCGGTGCGGGAGCACATCCTCATCCGGCACCCGCTGCAGCCGTTCGACCCCAAGAACGTCACGCCCGGGGCACTGCTGCCCGGCGCGCCGTTCACCTTCGACCCCACCGCGCTGGCCGCCGCCCAGGCGGCCCACGGGACACGCTGCGCGCCAACGGCTTTCATTACGAATCGGCTGCCCGCGCCACCGGCCACCGACGTCACCCTGGCCGACCTGCTCGACTTCTTCAAGGATCCCGTCAAAGGGTTTTTCCGGGCGCTGGACTACACGCTGCCGTGGGATGTCGAGACCGTCGAGGACGCCATGCCGGTGCAGCTCGACCCGTTGGCGGAGTGGACGGTCGGCGACCGGATGCTGCACGACATCCTGCGCGGCCTGCACCCCGAGGACGCGGCCCACGCCGAGTGGCGGCGCGGCCGGCTGCCCCCCGGCCGGCTGGGCGTGCGCCAGGCGAAGGACATCCGGGACCGTGCCCGCAATCTGGCGGCCGCCGCGCTGGCGCACCGCACCGTCGACGGCCAGGCACACGACGTCGACGTCGACCTCGGCGGCGGGCGGCGGCTGAGCGGCACGGTAGCACCCGTATTCGATGGGCGCATGGTGTCGGTGACCTATTCGAAGCTCGCGCCCAAACACGTGCTGCCGGTCTGGATCGGTTTGGTCGCGCTGGCCGCAGACCAGCCCGGCCACGATTGGTCGGCGCTGTGCATCGGCCGCGGCAAGACCAGGAACCACATCGCCAGCCGGCTTTTCGTGCCGCCGCCGGACCCGCCGGCGGTGCTTCGGGAGCTGGTGTCGCTGTACGACGCGGGCCGGCGGGAGCCGCTGCCGCTGCCGTTGAAAACATCGTGCGCCTGGGCGCAGGCCCGCCGCGACGGCGCGGACCCGTACCAGCCGGCCCGGGACACGTGGCAAACCAACAGGTTTCGACCCGGTGAGGACGAGGCTCCCGCGCATGTGCGGGTCTGGGGCCCGCACGCGCCGTTGGAGGTGTTGCTGGCTTCGCCCCGTCCGGGCGAGGAGGTCGCCGGGGAAGACACCCGGTTGGGTGCGCTGGCCGCCCGGCTGTGGCTGCCGCTGTTGGCCGCCGAGAGGCCGGCCGACTGATGCGCCGCTTCGACCTGCTGGGCCCGCTGCCGAGCCAAGGCTCCACCACGGTGCTGGAGGCCAGCGCCGGCACCGGCAAGACGTTCGCCTTGGCCGGCTTGGCCACCCGCTACCTGGCCGAGACCGCGACGACGCTGGAAGAGATGTTGCTGATCACGTTCAACCGCGCGGCCAGCCGGGAGCTGCGCGAGCGAGTGCGCGAGCAGATCCTCGAGGCTTTGCGCGCGCTAGAGGGCCGGCTGCGCCCCGGCAGTGACCTGGTCGAGCAGCTGCTGCGCGGCAGCGACGACGAGCGCGCCCTGCGGCGGTCGCGGCTGCGTGACGCGCTGGCCAACTTCGATGCGGCAACCATCGCGACCACCCACGAGTTCTGCGGATCGGTGTTGAAATCCCTTGGCGTGGCCGGTGATAACGCCGCAGACGTGGAACTCAAGGAAAGCCTGGTCGACCTGGTGACCGAGATCGTCGACGACCGCTACCTGGCGAACTTCGGTCAGCAAACAACCGATCCGGAACTGACCTACTCCCAGGCGCTGAACCTCGCCCTTGCCGTGCAGGACGACCCGTGTGCCCAGCTGCGCCCGCATGATCCCGAGCCCGACAGCCCTGCGGCGGTCCGGCTGCGCTTTGCCGCCGAGGTGCTCGACGAACTGGAACGCCGCAAGGGTCGGCTGCGCGTTCTGGGATTCAACGACTTGCTGACCCGACTGGCCAAAGCCCTGGAGGCAGAAGATTCTGCGGCGCGCGATCGGCTGCGGGGTCGCTGGCGGATCGTGCTGGTCGACGAGTTCCAGGACACCGACCCCGTGCAATGGCGGGTGCTCGAGCGCGCGTTCCGCCGGCATTCGACGCTGATCCTGATCGGCGACCCGAAGCAGGCCATCTACGGCTTCCGCGGCGGCGACATCCACACCTACCTCAAGGCGGCCGGCACCGCCGATGCCCGCTACACCTTGGGTGTCAACTGGCGCAGCGACCGGGTGCTCGTCGAGAGCCTGCAGACGGTGCTGCGCGGCGCGACCCTGGGTCACGCCGGCATCGTCGTGCACGCTGTCGACGCCCACCGGGACGGCCACCGGCTGGCCGGCGCTCCGCACCCGGCGCCGTTTCGGCTGCGGGTGGTCAAACGGCACACCCTCGGCTACGGCGGCACCGCCAATGTGCCGATCGGCTTACTGCGCCAACACATCCCCGAGGACCTGGCCGCCGACATCGCGGAGTTATTGGCCAGCGGGGCCACCTTTGACGGCCGGCCGTTGGCCGCCGGCGACATCGCGGTGATCGTCGAGCATCACAAGGACGCGCGGGCCTGCCGGAACGCGTTGGCCTCAGCGGGTATCCCGGCGGTCTATACCGGCGACACCGACGTGTTCGCTTCCCGGGCCGCCGCGGATTGGCTGTGTCTGCTGGAGGCGTTCGATGCGCCCCAACGCACCGGGCTGGTGCGGGCCGCCGCCTGCACCATGTTCTTCGGGGAGACCGCGGAAACCCTTGCCGCCGAGGGTGATGAGCTGACCGACCGGGTGGCCGGCACGCTGCGCGAGTGGGCCGACCACGCACGCCAGCGCGGTGTGGCCGCGGTCTTCGAGGCGGCGCAGGTGGCCGGCATGGGCCGACGGGTGCTGGGTCAGCGCGGCGGCGAGCGGGACATGACCGACCTGGCGCACATCGCGCAGCTGCTGCACCAGACCGCGCATCGGGAGCGTCTCGGCCTGCCGGGGCTGCGTGATTGGCTGCGACGCCAGGCCGCGGCCCGGGCCGGCCCCACCGAGCACAACCGCCGGCTGGACAGCGACGCCGCCGCGGTGCAGATCATGACCGTCTTCGTGGCCAAGGGCCTGCAGTTTCCCATCGTGTACCTGCCGTTCGCGTTCAACCGCAACGTCCGCACCGATGACATCCTGCTGTATCACGAGGACGATGACACCCGCTGCCTGTACATCGGCGGCAAGACGGGCCCCGGCCGCAAGGCCGTCGAGCAGCGCAACCGCGTCGAAGCGGCCCGGGACAACATCCGGCTCACCTACGTCGCCCTTACCCGGGCGCGGTCGCAGGTGGTGGCCTGGTGGGCGCCCACCTTCGACGAGGTCAATGGCGGGTTGTCGCGACTGCTGCGCGGTCGTGCACCGGGCGAGTCGCAGGTGCCGGACGCGTGCACGCCGCGCGTCTCCGATGAGCAGGCCTGGGCGGTGTTTCAGCGGTGGCAGGCCGCCGGCGGGCCATCGGTCGAGGAGTCGGTGATCGCCGGACCCGCCGTCCTCGAAACACCTTCTCCGGTAACCGGATTGCAGGTGAGGCACTTTCATCGCAGGATCGACACCAGGTGGCGGCGGACGTCGTATTCGGCGCTGGTACGTGGCTCGGAGATGGCCGGCTCCACGGCCGGTGTGACCAGCGAGCCGGAGGCCGGCGCCCGCGACGACGAGGTGGAGACCGCGGTCGTCGCCCCACCCGGGTGCGGTGCCGACCTGGTGTCCCCGTTGGCCGCGATGCCGTCGGGCGCGTCTTTCGGTTCGCTGGTACATGCGGTGCTCGAGACCGCCGACCCCGCTGCCCCCGACCTGGCCGCCGAACTGCACGAACAGGTTCGACGGCACGCGCCGTGGTGGGGCGTCGACGTGGACGCCGCCGGGCTGGCTGCGGCGCTGGTGCCGTTGCACGACACGCCGTTGGGCCCGCTGGCCGCCGGACTGACCTTGCGGCAGATCGGGGTGCGGGATCGCCTGCGGGAGCTGGACTTCGAGATTCCGCTGGCGGGCGGCGATCTGTGCGGCACCGAGCTGTCGGTGGCGGACGTGGGCGAGCTGCTGGCGTCGCAGCTACCCGCCAACGATCCGCTGGCGCCCTACGCCGATCGGCTGCGGTCGGCCGGGTTGGGTGATCAACCGCTGCGGGGGTATCTGGCCGGGTCGATCGACGTGCTGCTGCGGCTCCCCGATCGGCGTTATCTGGTGGCCGATTACAAGACCAACCATCTCGGCGACACCGCTGCCGACTACGGCTACGCACGGTTGGTCGAGGCCATGCTGCATTCCGATTACCCACTGCAGGCGCTGTTGTATGCCGTTGTGCTGCATCGGTTTCTGCGGTGGCGGCAGCGGGACTACGAACCGACGCGGCAGCTGGGCGGGGTGCTGTACCTGTTCGTGCGGGGCATGTGCGGTGCGGGGACGCCGGTGGCCGGCGGGCATCCGTCCGGGGTCTTCGGCTGGAACCCGCCGCCCGCTCTGGTGGTGGCGGTCTCGGATCTGCTGGACCAGGGAAGGCGGGCGGCGTGACATCCGGTGGGGTCGAGGTCGCCGTGGGAGGGTCCGGCCTGCTGCGAGCGTGCAACCAAGCCGGTGTGCTGGACGTCGCGGATGTGCATGTCGCGCAACGCCTCTGCGTGCTGGGTGAGGAGACCGACGAGCGGGTGGCGTTGGCGGCGGCGATGGCGGTCCGCGCGCTGCGAGCCGGGTCGGTGTGTGTGGACTTGTCGTCGATCGCCGCGACCGTGGGCCACGACGGGCTGCCGTGGCCGGATCCCGCGGGGTGGCTAGCGGCGGTAAGGGCGAGCCCGCTGCTGGATAAACCGCTGCGGTTGGAGGGCGACCGGCTCTATCTCGACCGGTACTGGCGCGAGGAGAAGCAGGTGTGCGCGGACCTGGTCGCCTTGCTGGCGTGCCGGCCGGCGGTCGCAGTGCCCGCCTTGCAGCGACTCTTCCCGCCGGGGTTTGACGAGCAGCGGCAGGCGGCGGAAATAGCGCTCGTGCAAGGTGTCACGGTGTTGACCGGGGGTCCGGGCACCGGGAAGACGACCACGGTCGCGCGGCTGCTGGCATTGATCGCCGAGCAGGCGGAGCTGGCCGGCCGATCGCGGCCACGGATCGCGCTGGCCGCGCCCACCGGAAAGGCAGCGGCCCGGCTGGGCGAGGCGGTCCGGCATGAGGTGGCCCGGCTGGACGACGCCGACCGGGCGCGGCTGGGCGAGCCGCACGCGGTCACGCTGCATCGACTGCTCGGCCCCAAACCGGGCACCTCCGCGCGGTTTCGGCACGATCGCAGGAACCGGTTGCCGCACGACGTGATCGTGGTCGACGAGACCTCGATGGTGTCGCTGACCCTGATGGCGCGCCTGCTAGAGGCGGTGCGCCCCGGTGCGCGGCTCATCCTGGTGGGTGACGCCGACCAGTTGGCGTCGGTGGAAGCCGGTGCGGTGCTGGCGGATTTAGTGGACGGGCTGTCGGCGCGCGACGACGCGCGGGTGGCGGCGCTGCGAACGTCGCACCGGTTCGGCGAAACGATCGGGGCGCTGGCCCAGGCGATCCGGATCGGCGATGCCGGCGCGGTGCTGGCCCTGCTGCGCTCGGGTGACGAGCACATCGAGTTCGTCGAGGACGAGAACCCGGTGCCGCGGTTACGCGCGGTCCTGGTGCCGCACGCGTTGCGGCTGCGTGAGGCCGCGCTGCTGGGGGCGTCCGAGGTCGCGTTGGCGGTGCTGGACGAACACCGGCTGTTGTGCGCGCATCGGCAGGGGCCCGCCGGCGTGCGGCACTGGAACCATCGGGTGCAAACCTGGCTATCCGAGGAGACCGGGCAGCCGCGGTGGTCACCGTGGTATGCCGGCCGGCCGCTGCTGGTGACGGCGAACGACTACGGGCTGCGGGTGTACAACGGCGACACCGGCGTAGTGGTGGCCGGCCCGGACGGTCTGCGGGCCGTCATCGCCGGTGCTTCCGGGCCACTGGACTTTGCCACCAGCCGCGTCGGCGACGTGGACACCATGCACGCCATGACCATCCACAAGAGTCAGGGCAGCCAGGCCGATGAGGTGACCGTGCTGATGCCGCAAGAGGATTCGCGGTTGCTGACTCGGGAATTGCTGTACACGGCGGTGACTCGAGCCAAGCGCAAGGTCCGGGTGGTGGGGTCGGAGGCGTCGGTGCGGGCCGCGCTCACGCGGCGGGCGGTGCGGGCCAGCGGGCTGCGGATGCGGTTGCAGTCGAGCAACGCAAAGGGATAGGCCGTGGGCGGTGCGGCGGCGCATCATAGAAGTATGCGGATCGGAGTCGGGGTTTCCACCGCGCCGGACGCGCGGCGGGCCGCGGTGGAGGCCGCGGTGTGCGCGCGCGACGAGCTCGCGGGTGAGGCCCCGGCGCTGGCCGTGCTGCTGGGATCGCGATCACACACCGACAAGGCCGTGGACGTGCTGGGCGCGGTGCAGGAGGTGGTCGAGCCGCCCGCGTTGATCGGTTGTGTCGCCCAGGCGATCGTCGCCGGTCGTCATGAAATCGAGGACGAGCCCGCGGTGGCGGTGTGGCTGGCGTCCGGCCTGGCCGCCGAGACGTTTCAGCTGGATTTCGTCCGCACCGGCTCGGGCGCCCTGATCACCGGCTACCGGTTCGACCGGACCTCACACGATCTGCACCTGCTGCTGCCGGACCCGTACACCTTCCCGTCCAACCTGCTCATCGAGCACCTCAACACCGACCTGCCGGGCACGACCGTCGTGGGCGGCGTGGTGAGCGGCGGACTGGGACCGGGATACACCCGGCTGTTCCGCGACCGCCAGGTGCTCACCTCCGGCCTGGTGGGCGTGCGCCTGCCCGGCACGCACGGGGTTCCGATCGTGTCGCAGGGCTGCCGGCCGATCGGACAGCCGTACATCGTCACCGGCGCGGACGGCGCGGTGATCACCTCGTTGGGCGGCCGCCCGCCGCTGCAGCGCCTGCGGGAGATCGTTGAGGGGCTGCCGCCCGGCGAGCAGGTCCTGGTCAGCCGCGGGCTGCAGATCGGGATCGTCGTCGACGAGCACCTGGCGGCTCCGGGCCAGGGTGACTTCATGATCCGCGGGCTGCTCGGCGCCGATCCGTCGACCGGGGCGATCGAGATTGGCGAGGTCGTCGAGGTGGGCACCACCGTGCAGTTCCAGGTCCGGGACGCGGTGGGGGCCGACAAGGATCTGCGTCTGGCCGTGGAGCGGGCGGGGGCGGGGCTGCCCGGGCGTCCGGTTGGCGCGCTGTTGTTCACCTGCAACGGGCGTGGCCGGCGGATGTTCGGGGTCGCCGACCACGACGCGTCGACGATCGAGGACTTGCTTGGCGGGATTCCGCTCGCCGGTTTCTTCGCCGCCGGGGAGATCGGCCCGATCGCGGGCCGCAACGCGTTGCACGGATTCACCGCGTCGATGGCGCTGTTCACCGAATGAGCCGCCGCGTTGGGCGCCGGCGTTGCGGGCGCGGTGGCGTGTGGGCGCGTGCGTCACGTCTGCCCCACCAGTCACGGCCGGTGACCACCAGACGAAGTGCCCGGCTTCGAGCGACTTTTCAGCGACAAGCCCAGGGGCGGGTCAGATCGGGCGGCCAGGGGACACCGCGCATTGCGTTGTCGGCGACTTTGACGCCGGCCACCGTGGCATGGGTTTGCCACTGAGATCACCGAGCCGACGTTCGCGGTGCTGGTCGCGCATGGCCCATTCGCGCGCACCTGGACCAACGAGGGCGGGCCGCGGTCGGCGTAAGCTCCCGTGAACGCCGGCGCCTACGGCACCCGGCCGCGACCCGATCAGCCGTGCTCACGGCGGGGTCGTCGCCCCGATCTCGGCGGCGAACTCACGGAAACCTTTGTGACCGGGCAGCTTTCGCAGACATCGCGCCATCAGGTCGCGGGCGGTGTCGGTGTTACCGCGTCGGTGCGCGAGCCGCGCGGACACGAACATGTGCTCGGGTCCGCCCAGGGCGGCGTGGCCGACGATCCGGTCGAGCAGGCCGCCCTCGGTGTCCGCGAGCTTCTCCAGCAGGAGACCGTGCCATTCCGCCAGTTCGCTGGCTCGCTCCTGCTCGGTCCGGGCCTCGGAACGGCGCAGTTGACGGGTCGATCCGCCGCGGTGGCAGAGCCCGTCCAGTGCCAGTAGGTACCGCTCGGCGAAGCCTTCCCAGGTGTCCGCGACGCGCAGCATGCGCGCCAGC comes from the Mycobacterium shinjukuense genome and includes:
- the recB gene encoding exodeoxyribonuclease V subunit beta, with the protein product MRRFDLLGPLPSQGSTTVLEASAGTGKTFALAGLATRYLAETATTLEEMLLITFNRAASRELRERVREQILEALRALEGRLRPGSDLVEQLLRGSDDERALRRSRLRDALANFDAATIATTHEFCGSVLKSLGVAGDNAADVELKESLVDLVTEIVDDRYLANFGQQTTDPELTYSQALNLALAVQDDPCAQLRPHDPEPDSPAAVRLRFAAEVLDELERRKGRLRVLGFNDLLTRLAKALEAEDSAARDRLRGRWRIVLVDEFQDTDPVQWRVLERAFRRHSTLILIGDPKQAIYGFRGGDIHTYLKAAGTADARYTLGVNWRSDRVLVESLQTVLRGATLGHAGIVVHAVDAHRDGHRLAGAPHPAPFRLRVVKRHTLGYGGTANVPIGLLRQHIPEDLAADIAELLASGATFDGRPLAAGDIAVIVEHHKDARACRNALASAGIPAVYTGDTDVFASRAAADWLCLLEAFDAPQRTGLVRAAACTMFFGETAETLAAEGDELTDRVAGTLREWADHARQRGVAAVFEAAQVAGMGRRVLGQRGGERDMTDLAHIAQLLHQTAHRERLGLPGLRDWLRRQAAARAGPTEHNRRLDSDAAAVQIMTVFVAKGLQFPIVYLPFAFNRNVRTDDILLYHEDDDTRCLYIGGKTGPGRKAVEQRNRVEAARDNIRLTYVALTRARSQVVAWWAPTFDEVNGGLSRLLRGRAPGESQVPDACTPRVSDEQAWAVFQRWQAAGGPSVEESVIAGPAVLETPSPVTGLQVRHFHRRIDTRWRRTSYSALVRGSEMAGSTAGVTSEPEAGARDDEVETAVVAPPGCGADLVSPLAAMPSGASFGSLVHAVLETADPAAPDLAAELHEQVRRHAPWWGVDVDAAGLAAALVPLHDTPLGPLAAGLTLRQIGVRDRLRELDFEIPLAGGDLCGTELSVADVGELLASQLPANDPLAPYADRLRSAGLGDQPLRGYLAGSIDVLLRLPDRRYLVADYKTNHLGDTAADYGYARLVEAMLHSDYPLQALLYAVVLHRFLRWRQRDYEPTRQLGGVLYLFVRGMCGAGTPVAGGHPSGVFGWNPPPALVVAVSDLLDQGRRAA
- the recD gene encoding exodeoxyribonuclease V subunit alpha; translation: MTSGGVEVAVGGSGLLRACNQAGVLDVADVHVAQRLCVLGEETDERVALAAAMAVRALRAGSVCVDLSSIAATVGHDGLPWPDPAGWLAAVRASPLLDKPLRLEGDRLYLDRYWREEKQVCADLVALLACRPAVAVPALQRLFPPGFDEQRQAAEIALVQGVTVLTGGPGTGKTTTVARLLALIAEQAELAGRSRPRIALAAPTGKAAARLGEAVRHEVARLDDADRARLGEPHAVTLHRLLGPKPGTSARFRHDRRNRLPHDVIVVDETSMVSLTLMARLLEAVRPGARLILVGDADQLASVEAGAVLADLVDGLSARDDARVAALRTSHRFGETIGALAQAIRIGDAGAVLALLRSGDEHIEFVEDENPVPRLRAVLVPHALRLREAALLGASEVALAVLDEHRLLCAHRQGPAGVRHWNHRVQTWLSEETGQPRWSPWYAGRPLLVTANDYGLRVYNGDTGVVVAGPDGLRAVIAGASGPLDFATSRVGDVDTMHAMTIHKSQGSQADEVTVLMPQEDSRLLTRELLYTAVTRAKRKVRVVGSEASVRAALTRRAVRASGLRMRLQSSNAKG
- a CDS encoding FIST signal transduction protein, translating into MRIGVGVSTAPDARRAAVEAAVCARDELAGEAPALAVLLGSRSHTDKAVDVLGAVQEVVEPPALIGCVAQAIVAGRHEIEDEPAVAVWLASGLAAETFQLDFVRTGSGALITGYRFDRTSHDLHLLLPDPYTFPSNLLIEHLNTDLPGTTVVGGVVSGGLGPGYTRLFRDRQVLTSGLVGVRLPGTHGVPIVSQGCRPIGQPYIVTGADGAVITSLGGRPPLQRLREIVEGLPPGEQVLVSRGLQIGIVVDEHLAAPGQGDFMIRGLLGADPSTGAIEIGEVVEVGTTVQFQVRDAVGADKDLRLAVERAGAGLPGRPVGALLFTCNGRGRRMFGVADHDASTIEDLLGGIPLAGFFAAGEIGPIAGRNALHGFTASMALFTE
- the recC gene encoding exodeoxyribonuclease V subunit gamma → MALHLHRAERTDRLADGLGALLADPLPDPFAQELVLVAARGVERWLSQRLSHVLGCRRGRGDGVCCGVVFRNPRSLIAEITGAVDDDPWSPEAMAWPLLRVIDASLDEPWCHTLATHLGHLERTDTEAELRRGRRYSVARRLAGLFASYARQRPGLLADWLDGNAADLPTDLAWQPPLWRALVAEVGADPPHVRHQRTVAQLRAGPADLPSRLSLFGHTRLARTEVQLLDALASHHELHLWLPHPSDRLWRALNDLSGLDAAVPRRKDTSARAAQHPLLHTLGRDLRELQRALPATRATDEFLGATPKPDTLLGWLQADLAANAVRPGGRGLADTDRSVQVHACHGPARQIDVLREVLLGLLQDDPTLQPRDIVVMCPDIETYAPLIVAGFGLGEVAGDSHPAHRLRVRLADRALTQTNPLLSVAAELLAIAETRATASQLLNLAQAPPVRAKFGFSDDDLDTIAAWVRESNIRWGFGPEHRRPYGLDNIVHNTWRFGLDRILTGVAMSDDSRGWLSTALPLDDVGSDRVELAGRLAEYVDRLQHVAERLSGVRPLTEWLDALHAGIELLTSSAEAWHRAQLQREFADVLARAGARASTPLRLPDVRALLATQLAGRPTRANFRTGTLTVCTMVPMRSVPHRVVCLVGLDDGVFPRLDNPDGDDVLAREPMTGERDIRSEDRQLLLDAIVAATDALVITYTGADERTGHPRPPAVPLAELLDALDQTTAVPVREHILIRHPLQPFDPKNVTPGALLPGAPFTFDPTALAAAQAAHGTRCAPTAFITNRLPAPPATDVTLADLLDFFKDPVKGFFRALDYTLPWDVETVEDAMPVQLDPLAEWTVGDRMLHDILRGLHPEDAAHAEWRRGRLPPGRLGVRQAKDIRDRARNLAAAALAHRTVDGQAHDVDVDLGGGRRLSGTVAPVFDGRMVSVTYSKLAPKHVLPVWIGLVALAADQPGHDWSALCIGRGKTRNHIASRLFVPPPDPPAVLRELVSLYDAGRREPLPLPLKTSCAWAQARRDGADPYQPARDTWQTNRFRPGEDEAPAHVRVWGPHAPLEVLLASPRPGEEVAGEDTRLGALAARLWLPLLAAERPAD